In Arachis hypogaea cultivar Tifrunner chromosome 2, arahy.Tifrunner.gnm2.J5K5, whole genome shotgun sequence, a genomic segment contains:
- the LOC112726073 gene encoding putative germin-like protein 2-1, protein MGNFEAMEVECLHQFGVASRKTDCRGSFIKLTWFRDLKDRIVLTDDIHIQILVGVRYASHTFFVNGKFCKDPMLVVAEDFFKHVDAGNTTNKLGSKVTPVSVNELFGLNTLGISLARIDFAPRGLNPPHIHPRGTEIVIVIEGTLHVGFVTSNQNNGQNRLFTKVLNKGDVFVFPIGLPHFQLNVGYGNAVAIAALSSQNAGVITIANAVFGSTPPISDEILAKAFQIDKNTIDYLQNQFWYDNN, encoded by the exons ATGGGTAATTTTGAGGCAATGGAAGTCGAGTGTTTGCACCAGTTTGGGGTTGCATCGAGAAAGACAGACTGTAGAGGAAGCTTTATAAAATTGACATGGTTTAGGGATTTGAAAGATCGCATAGTGTTGACTGATGATATTCACATTCAGAT TTTAGTTGGGGTTCGGTATGCCTCGCACACCT TTTTTGTAAATGGAAAATTTTGCAAAGATCCTATGCTTGTGGTAGCTGAAGATTTCTTTAAACACGTTGATGCTGGAAACACGACGAATAAACTTGGTTCAAAAGTTACTCCAGTTAGCGTTAATGAATTATTCGGACTCAACACACTAGGCATATCCTTAGCTCGTATAGACTTTGCACCCAGAGGATTAAACCCTCCTCACATTCACCCGAGAGGCACAGAGATTGTTATTGTCATTGAAGGCACTCTTCATGTTGGATTTGTCACCTCTAACCAAAACAATGGACAGAACCGTCTTTTCACCAAAGTGCTAAACAAGGGTGACGTGTTTGTGTTTCCAATCGGGCTTCCTCACTTCCAATTGAATGTTGGTTATGGCAATGCTGTTGCTATTGCTGCTCTAAGCAGTCAAAATGCAGGAGTTATCACTATCGCCAATGCTGTTTTTGGATCTACTCCACCAATATCTGATGAAATTTTAGCCAAAGCCTTTCAAATAGACAAAAACACAATCGATTATCTTCAAAACCAATTCTGGTATGATAACAACTAG